The Cygnus olor isolate bCygOlo1 chromosome 10, bCygOlo1.pri.v2, whole genome shotgun sequence genomic interval GTTAGTTGAATCTTGTTCACGGCCCTCCACGGCAGGTGTCAAATGACATTCTGGCCCCAGAGCGCTTACAGTCCTTAAGGAAGCAAGTGATGCTCTCATCACAAGCTCTCCTGGACCAAACTTGGTTGTGTGATGTGTGAAAGGAGTCACTCACCAAGTGCTGGAGTCGCTGCCTCTCTGTCTCGGGCGTGAACTCGCAGCTCATGGGCACGACGGTGTCCTTCAGAACAAGAATGGCCCTACAAGAGGAAGAGGTAAAGAGCTGATCTGTGCCCTGCCATATAAGCATCGCTGCAGCCCCATCTCTGTTGACCTCCCCTTACTGAGGCTAGCAGCAGGGTCAGCCAGCTGTGGGAGCAGCACAACTCACAGCAGAGCAATCCCAGAGAACGGCTACGCACCTAggaatgtttaaaaatgctggTGCATTTTAAGTGACTCAATTGCAACTCTGCTGTCACAGCAGAGAATTGAGCCTGCCTGGTTTAACAGTGGCACACCTCAGAGGAATGGCGGCCAAGGACAGATGAGGAAGCTCTTTAAGATGCTTTGAAATCACCTCCCACTTTTGAACTCCTGCCTGGATGAGCTTACTGCTGCACTAAGGCCTCAGCACTGCCCCATGGCCGGGCAGCATTAGTCCTTTGAAATCTGAAAGCCCATCTAGAAGACACGAGAGCATCCATCCGTCCATCTACCCAACAGCTCCTGtagcaggcaggcagccatGCTGCGGCACAGAGGGGCCGCACGTTCACCTTTTGTAGGATTATGTAAGGTGCTGGAAACCCTGCTCATCTCCCAGCTCTGGGTCCCAAGCAACTTCTCCCTTTTCTTGTTACTcacctgctgtccccagcatTAGCCACATACAGTTTTCCCTGGAGATAAAGAGCAGCCAGAGCAGTGCAGCCTCCTGTCTGGCCAGTGGCTTCCATCTCCTGGCCAATGACTTCATCCTGTTGGTTTAAACAAGTTCAGAATGACATGAACTGGGGtgttgttttctgcagctgccttGTGCCTCCTAGCAGAAATCTAGAGCAAAAACTGATGGAAAATGGTCAGCAGAAAATCAGCAAGGCCAAAGACAGCATTGCTTCAGTGCAGCCAATGAAGCTGTTGCTACTGGACTAGATGCTAAGGACAGGCTGCAGAACTAATTTGGGCACCCTCAGCCAAGCCTTGTCCGTGTGGAAGGCTAAAGCACCTGCGTGACCAGTGCCCGGGCACTTCCTAAGGAGAGAGCTGAGAACGAGGGAGCCATTGCCCACATGGGTCAGGGAGGAGGGACAGACTTGTCCACCTGTGTCAGCAGGAACGGAGGACTCACGCATTCCTGGAAGGCATTCTCCAAGGCTCCCACCACCACGTCTTCCACACGAATGTGCTTCTCCTCCACGAACTGGGGGTCACTGTCGCAAACGCAGCGTCTGCTCATGTGCATGGGGGGATGGGCCTCTGTGATGGCCCCCGCAACCTCCTCCAGCTTCTGCTTGATGCAGTAATGCAAATAGTTGGAGGCAATgatggcagctgctgggccacCATGGCCATCAAAGAGTGCCCAGTAGTAACCAGTcaaaaactgcaacaaaaagAGTGAAGATGGGGGGAAGAGAGGTGGAGAGAGGCCATATGGACAGTGGGCGCACAGTCAGGATGTGCTGAATGTGTTCTGCCTGGCTCTTCCATCCCAGCCACCCTCCCCGACCACTGGTGAATCCCCTGCACAGCTCAAACTCATATgatacacagacacacagacacagatttctaggttggaagagacctcaagatcatcgagtccaacctccgacctaacactaagtactccactaaaccatatcgctaagctctacatctaaacgtcttttaaagacctccagggatggtgactccaccacctccctgggcagcccgttccaatgcttaataaccctttcggtaaagaagtacttcctaacatccaacctaacactcccctgtcgcaactttcgcccattccccctcgtcctgtcaccaggcacgtgggagaacagaccaatccccacctctctacagcctcctttaaggtaactgtagagagcgataagaccgcccctgagcctcctcttctcctggctgaacaagcccagctccctcagccgctcctcgtaagacttgttctccagacccctcaccagcttggtcgcccttctctggactcgctcgagcacctccatgtccttcctgtagcgaggggcccaaaactgaacacagtactcgaggtgcggcctcaccagagccgagtacaggggcacaatcacttccctagacctgctggccacactgcttcttatacaggccaggatgctgttggccttcttgtccacctgagcacactgctggctcatattcagccgactatcaaccaatactcccaggtccttctcggccaggcagctttccagccactcatctcccagcctgtagcgctgcttggggttgttgcgccccaggtgcaggacccggcacttggccttgttgaacttcatacagttgacctcagcccatcgctccagcctatccagatcctcctgcagagccttcctgccctcgagcagatcgacacacgcacttagcttggtgtcatctgcaaacttactgcgggtgcactggacgccctcatccagatcatcgataaagatattgaagaggaccggccccggtaccgagccctgggggacaccactagtgaccagcctccaaccagatttgactccattcaccacaactctctgggcctggctatccagccagtttctaacccagcgaagcgtacgccagtccaagccccgagcagccagtttcttgaggagagtgttgtgggaaacggtgtcaaaagccttactgaggtcaaggtaaaccacatccacagcctttccctcatccaccaagcgcgtcactttgtcatagaaggagaccaggttcgtcaagcaggacctgcctttcataaacccatgctgactgggcctgatcgcctgcttgccctgcaagtgccgcgtgatgaccctcaagataatctgctccatgagctttcctggcactgaggtcaaactgagaggcctatagttccccgggtctgccctccggcccttcttatagatgggcgtcacattggctagccgccagtcaactgggacctcccccgatagccaggactgccgataaatgatggaaagcggctcggccatGATGACCACGCTGATGGATGTGCTGCTCCATCAGACCTGCCAGCTCAGCTCTGAGATTCCAGAAGCATCACTGCACACCCTCACATGCTATTCCTCCTCCACATTTGGAGAATTTCTATTTACAGGAGAAAAGGGAGCACTGTTCCCAGTCTTTATAAGGTGAGAGCATCTGTTGTGCCCAAGTGATGATGACTAACATGCAGTCTTCGGAAGCAGAGCAAGTACAAGTAAAGGAAAGCTTAGGGAACATAGTAAAGGGCTAGGACAACCACAAACGCTGCAAGACACAGGTCAAGGAAATAGAAATGGTATATATGGGTAGAGTTGTGCCTTTGCTGGCCAGTCATGGCTCCCCTAAACACATCCAAGAAAGGGTTTCAGCCTGGGGGTGTCCAGGACTGATGGGGCAACTACATTgtccttccagtacctaaagggggcctacggGAAAGCTGGGAAGGGTCTCTTTATCAGGGAATATAGTGAGAGGAAAAGGAGTGACATCTTTCagctaaaagagggtaggtttagattagacaccaggaagaaattctttcccatgagggtggtgaggcactggcacaggctgcacagagaagctgtggataccccatccctggaagtgctcaaggccaggctggatggggccttgggcagcctgggctggtgcgAGGTGTTGTGCCTGTGGCAGGGCGTTAGATTTGGATGATCCTTAAAGGTCcgttccaacccaaaccattctaccATTCcataattctgtattttctatacCTGGGCCCCTGGATTcaaggcagggctggcagcagggttAACACAGCCTGACCATAGGCCATACCTGTGTGGAGCACAGGATCAGCCACTCCTTGTCCTCTTCcaggcccagctccctcctgcgGATGGAGATCTGGCAGCATGTCGCCTGGTCCTCATTGAACTCCGACTTCTCAGCATTGATAACCCTGCAGGTTCAAACACTCCAGATTAGGCATGAAGCACTGCCCATCCAACAGGTGCGCTTGGGAATgatcccctgctccttccttccagctccaAGCTCGCTGCTCCCTTTTCAAACTCAAGGATCTCTTTGCTGGTAACAACATAAACATCGCATCCTTTACAACGGTGAGAAACGCCTCCGCCAGGGACGCCATGAGTTATGGGGCAGAAGTGGTTTGGAAGCACTCCTGCCTCTGTCAGCCCTTGCTGGCAGCCGaagcagctgggctgtgctggtgaCACAGGGAGCTGCACACCTGCTGGCAGTGTCCTAGGCTTGCTAATGTTGGTCCCTGGGTGAACACCTTGTCTCCTCGCACAGCTCATCGCACTGCACATCGCAACCTCACTGCCACCACGTCACACCGTGGGCCTATCACAACGTGCCTCTGCCCATAAACGAGGCAAAACCAGAGATTTCTGatattctgcttttccctttgcttttacGGCACTCTGCTAGGAGCCAGGGGACAACTCTCTGGTGCTGCTTGCCCCAGGAGGCTGCTCCCCACCACCTGCTCCAGGCAGCGCTGGCAGCCTGGCTCTCAGGCACACTGCAGTGACTCGTACTCAATGGTCAGAAATCCCTTCCCCTGACAAGGGAGGTTTTTTTTAGCTCGCCGCTGCCTAACACGGCAACCCCGCGGCTCCAGGAGCGCGGAACAGCAGACAGGCGATGTCCCAGCAGTAAAATCACAGGGCTGGGTTAGGGGACGAGATGCCTGAGctgacctgctgctgccccagcgcTGCTtttggggctgccccagccaccAAGTGCGGGGTACGAGCGCTGCGGCGGgcggctggcagcagcccagcagaggcGAGCGGGCGTCCGGCCACAGACGGGGAGAAGGAGCAGGGGCAAGGAGCTGCCTGCGTCCCGCTGTGCCAGGGCAATCGGCTGGGGGTTGGTGCACGCACCCCGGGACCAACCcgcccggcccctgcccctctcctcacggaagcagcagcagcagcagccaggatcCTGCTTTCGGATCCCCGAAAAGTTGCGGGGCCATCCAGGCCGAGGGCCTCCCCTCACCGCAGCACGGCCGGCAGAGCACCAggcacggcggggggggggggggggggggggggctcccggccgtgcccaggctgcccccacagccccgctcccccgggCACACCTCCGCGCCCACCCCCCCACCCGCGGCCCCGCATCCCGCAGAGACCCGCGCGGCCCCCGCGCCACCCGCAGACCTGGGAGCCCCCCAGCGCCGCACGGCCGGCCCCacgcccccccggggccccgtTCCCCGGCAGCGGCCGCACTCACTCGGCGTAGCCCgagccccagggcaggggccGCTCGGGCCCGGTGCCCCGCAcggcccgcccgccccgcgggctctcctcgccgccgccgccgccgccgcgcaggAACTTGGGCCGGCGGTAGCACggagcggcgggcgggggccgcggccccggctCCTGGCTGCCTCCGGGCCgctccgcggggccgccccgccgcacCCACCGCAGCCACTCGGCGGACATGCGGGCACCGGGCCCGGCGCGGCCTGGCCCGGCCTGCAGCGCCTCCcgcccctgcccggccccgggcccggcccgccccctGGCCCGGCCTCCGCcgcgggagggagggaagaggcgAGCTGGGATGGCGGCCGCGGGGCAGGCTCCCAACGCCGGGCCGAAGCGGGGTAACTGCCGGCTGGCTCCTCGCGACGCCCGCGTCGCCGTTCCTCGGAGCTGGGGACTCCAAGGCTGGAGCCGCGGGGTGGCGGAGACGGAGCCCCGAGCAGCGCTACCCAAAGCGCCCGGGGGTGGGCTGGCGCGGGGTCTCCACGATTTTCCTCCTGCACGGCCAGAGACTTGAGGAGAGCACAGGAAGGCGAGGGAGAGGCAGCCCCGGCAGCCAGGAGCGGGGCTTGGCAGCGACCCTGTCGTGTGCTCGGTGTCCCACCGCAGCTGCTGGGCGCGCtaagcagcagcctgctgcgGGTCAGCACGTCTCGGAGGTGAGCGGGTCTCAGGTTCCCAGCTCCTCCGTGCTGGATCGCTTACACGGCCCCTTGTCTCATGCTACTTACTCCCCAGGTCCAGTTTCAGCACGGCGACCGATCAGAGGCCTTCAGAACAGCGTCTGGGCCTCCGAAGGTGGGCTGGGGACCACGCACCACAGTCACGGAGCCCTCATGGGTTTTGCAGAGAAGCTCACCGAAAGACAGAactgaaacagaactgaaagccCACAGACATGTTGTTAAGGGTTGGTGGAAAGGATGCACAAAGGCACTGGAGACGTGAACAAgcagccccagagccccccTAAAACATTGTCCAGGGTGGGTAAGGCCAGAGAGGGAATGGCAAAACTGGCCTAGAGGGCACTCTTGTTCCTGTTTGGCTTGAAAACCCGTCCCTGGTCTCTTCCCtctccagccctgtgctgctgcaggaagtgAAAGCCTCTGCTGGCAAAACCAGAAGCTGTCTGCAGGGTCCAAACTGAGTcaccagccaaaaaaaaaaaaaaaaaaaaaaaagcaatctgtgTTTGAGTCAGACCTCTCCCAGGTGGGTGGCGCTAGGCACTTGCTGGTAACTTTCCCTCTGCACTGAGGTTATGTGTGCAGGCCCAAATGAAGGCTGAGGAAGTGGCGGTGCCCCTTTGCCCTTTGTTTTGCGTACCACCTTGTGCCGACGTCCTCGGGTCCCGTGGGGCGACGAGTGGCCCCGGTGCAGGCTGGTGGCTCTGTCTCAAAGCCCCTCTCCTCTCCAGAGTGAGCTCGAGGGAAGCACAGCCTGGCCCACGCCTGGGGGTTGCTCTGGCAAATACAGTCACCGTCGTGAACTTGCCAAGCTGTGGCAGCAGTGCTTCGATCACGGATGTCACTGGCACGTGTAGGAGAAGGAagctgctggaagctgcagctgaGTCAGTGATGTTGGTGAGTCCCACGCAGCCTGGCTGCGTGCTCCCTGGGCAGCTCTCGGCGAGCACAACACAAGCACCCGATCCTGCGTGCTCTGCGGGCAGGGAGGAGTTGGTGCCTGCAGATACATCAAAAAGCCACCGTGGTCAAaccccatttttatttctggccTTGCTACAGGAGCCTTGGTGGCAAATGCCACCTGTGTGGTGTGGCACGTTGGCAGCGATGGGGACGGGTTCGTGCAGGCGGGCTCCACATCACAGCAGTGCAAGCTCCTGTGCAGGGCTTTGCAGGTTCTGCCACCGCAGGCTCAGGGCTCCCGAAGAGGGAAGCTGtggcatttcacagaatcacagaatcatttcagttggcatttcacagaatcatgtaGGTTGGAAAGGCCTcttaagatcatctggtccaacctttcGCTTAGCGCTGCCAAgcccaccattaaaccatgtcactgaGCTCCACACCTACGCGCTGCATTTCAGACGCCGGGCACGCCACCGTGTACAGAGCTGGGGCTTCAGAGGGGGGCTGCTGGGTATGGGGggtgagctgctgctttggggggggctgctggtttagggggggagctgctgggtttggggggggctgctggtttggggagggagctgctgggtttgggggggggctgctggtttggggggggagctgctgggtttgggggTGGGCTGCTGGTTtggggggggagctgctgggtttgggggggggctgctggtttggggagggagctgctgggtttgggggggggctgTCCCCTCCCCGCGGCGGGCAGGAACACCCAGCGCTGCCTCAGACCTCCCCGCCCCGCACCgagcccccggcagccccgggcaggCTCCTCCCGGGGGGGCGGTGCGGGCAGCGGCCCcgcccggctccggctccggctccggaAGCGGGAGGCGCTGCCGGCGGAGCCGTTTCCTGCCCGGGACgcggcggagcggagcggagcggagcggctCGGAGCCATGACTCACCAGACCGGCATCCACGGTAAGCGGGGCCGCCGGCTCCCCGGGGGCCGCTGCCTCCCCCTCGGCGGGGCCCGCTGCGGGCTGCTCCGgggccgcccccctccccccccacacccccccccccgggccgcgcCGCACCGCGGAGCGGCTCCGCCGAGCCCCGGGCgggagcccccgggggccgCGCCCCGAGCATCGCGGGCCCGTTCCGGTCCCGGCGGCCGGGAGTCTGCTCCCCGCGGGGGGCCGGTGCCGGTGTCACCGCGCGGAGCTCCCCGAAGCCGCGGGCGGGTTCCGCTGCCCGGGGAtgcgggggcgggggcggctcACGCAGCCCGGCCCTGCGGGGAGGCGGCTGGGGGAGCTCGGCTGATCCGCAGGCGCTGCCGGCGTCGGTGGCTTCGCGCATCCCTTTTGTCTGGCTGACGCTCGGTATTAAAAGGCTGTCACGCAGCTCGGCTCGGGCACGAAGCCGCCTTCTGCTGTGGCAACTCCGTGAGCAGGGCAGGCCCGCTTCCCTCCGGCCGCTCGGCCCCGCAAAGCGCGTCCCCGAAGGTGCTCCCCGTTGTGAGGGGCCTGGGCTGGGACAGCCGAAACCAGCTGCCAAAGGGAAGGGTGGGAGCACGAGGGGGACAGCGTCCTGCCGTGCCCCCGCCATCACCCGCGTCCTCCCACCTCGGCGCAGGAGGAGCGCGTTCAAACAAAGGGATGGAAAGCACGGCAAAGAGGTGTCTCTGAAACTCTTACGTCGGATGGAGAAGGCcgatttctggaaaaaaaaaaacaactggggAGGGGCTCCAAGAGGCAGCGATGGCAGTTCTCGGATCTGTGAGCGCAGCTGGATGTGTCGGTGCGCGTCTTCGTGGCATTTCCCCCCTGCTCTCCGCCTGCCGGCTCACTTGGCAGCATTAATCAGGACCAGAGGTGCTGCATAATTGATGGGAGTGAATCAATATGCGAGCAGAGATGTGAGAGATGCCGGCCCGAGCTGTGCCGGGTCGGGTGTGAACTTAGCACCGCTGCTCCCGGCAGGAGAACGGGCAGAGGCGCGCGTGGGCATCGCGGCGCCCTTCCTCGTGGCAAATGTCTGTCTGCAAGCGTGGTGAATTTACGGCTGCTGTTCCTTCGCAGCAccacctctctctctccttgtgCACGTTGCCTTCGCTTGAGGATAGTCGGGAGCATCCTTCCCCGTCAGATGCTCTTGGAGCATCCGCTGAGGAGCTACGGGTGGTGCTGAGGTGTTTCTCCTGCTTTGCCTGGGAGTGCTGGTAGCTGACAACGTTTGGGTCCAGACTCATTGCCTCTAGTTTAAGCCCTCTGCTGAGATGTCGAAGTCCAGGATCTACTTAAATGTTCACtgtattgtaaaaataaaaccagaaataaatcAGCGGGATGGACCCCAGCATCCAGCCGAGCTCTTGGTGCACCCAGAGCTCTCCGGTGGGGCTTGGTGTGGGTGAGGCGTGTTGCTTGCCCTGTGCCCCTGGTGCTCGGCCCCGTGGCCGCTCACTGATGCCACCCGCCCCGGCAGGCTCTGTGGGTGCCCTGGGGCTTGAAACAGAGCTGGAAGAGAGATGCCGGCCCTGCgaagctgctgagctgctctcgGGGTGCGCTAACCTTTGCCAGCcttggggccggggggggggggggaatcacAGGGAGAACTGGCAAGGGGGCAGCAAGGTGGCCTCATCCCATTCCTGCAGCACGGTGCTTGGAAAACCCTGCCGGGATTATCGGTTCGGGTCATTGTTGTCTGTAGTTCGTAAGGTGCACTGTCAGCAGCTTTCTggtggaaaggggaagggacTGGTGCTCcccaccaggagctgcagcctgtgcagggTGAGGTGGGCCTGGACGGCTCCACAGGCTCTACctcagcagctgggctgggtgtGGGTGGGTGCCCCCCGTACCGTGTTCCCTCCTTGGGGAGGAAACGGATGGGCTTAAAACTTCCCTGCTCGTTCGGGGTTTTGGAGAGAGCAGCTTGCGTTGGGTGGTCTCAGTCCCGCAGCATCTTTGATGTCTTCCTGGATGTGCAGGTCTCTGAGGCAATTTTGCTCATCTCTGATAACCGAACTGGCGTGCTGCTCTGGGATCAACATCAGCAGAAACAAGCAGTGGTGATGCAGGCGGCCGTCCAGCGCTTTCTGCGGTGTTCCTCTTCGTTCTGCCTCTTTGTCCCTTCTCTTTGCCTCGGACAAAAGGGCCGATGGCTCTCCGAAGCCGCTCGCTGCCTGTGCTGTGCGCCCTGTCCTCCAGGCAAAGCAGTTTTCTCTCTGCCTGAAGCTGCTGGGGGAGCGCCTGCGATGCAGAGCTGGGTCAGAGGCAGTCGACGCAACGGGGAACCCCACAAATGGTCTGGGTGTCTTTTGGtcttccctgccctggcacagcGGTCGAATTAACTCCTTCCCTTGGCAGCAAGCTGACTCACTCTCAGATGAGAACTAGCAATcccactgctgctttcttttcctctgctgagcATCTGAGCTCTGTTGTTTGCCAAGGAGGAGGGATTTTCCAGCTCTTCCCAGTTTCACAGGCCTCGTTATGAATTTTTTGGGgtatgcattgcttttttttgttgttttttttttttttttccctctcccatttACAGGAAGGCATCTGCCACCCAGGGGAACTAGGATGGCACACCCCAGTCAGCTTGgggggctggaggtggtggTGCAGGAGCTGTAGCCGTGGGGCAGGTGGAGCTGTGGGGCACCCCCAGCAACAGGCGGAGGTGGGCGTGAGGTCTCCTCCTGTCCTCAGCTTGTGGCTGACGTCGATGCCACCAGTCTGCCTCCAGTTGTTCTGTaggaataaaagctttatttgctGCATTCTGGATGCCTCCAGCGTCAGAGCATCCAGCGGGCACCTGAGGAAGACGTGGATAATCGACCCAGCTCCATCTGTGAGCCCAGCTTTCAGTGGTAGCTCAAAAGCAAGAATTTGGCGTAAGTGGCACAGGGGAGGGCCGGCCCTGAATGCCTCAGAAACTCGAGTGACCTCCTTTTCCCTGCACAGCTGGCAGCAAGAAGCAGGCACGCCACGGGACGTGGGGAGAGAGGAGCGTCACCGCTTTGTGTGTGCTGactttttgggaaaaaatatttggtcctggggagagggaggcgATAGCAGCGCTTGCTCGGGTTGCGGGAACACGAGGGTGAAGAGTTTGGGGTGTTCGTCAGGGCTCAGCCTCTTGCCTCTGCGTTAAAGGCTAATTTTTGAGGTATCTGTGGCACCTCTCTCAAAGGTGCTGATGAGAAAGCTGGGCTGCCACGGAGACTGCCCGGCTGGGGAGGTGCCATAGAACAGAGCAGCTCAGTTGGCAGGGACCTTTGGAGATTATCCCCTCTGACTGCCTGACtgcttcagggctaaccaaaagttatAACATATTATTGTGGGCATTAGGAAGCTGGCAAGGGTTGCTGAGGGTTTCTTGTGGCTAGAAACCTGCTTTTTAGCTACTATGAGGATTTACTGGGTAGTTTTGCTGTCTCTTCTGCCCGGAGCTGTGATAGATGGGGGCAGCACTCTCTGTCCTGGCTGGACTGGCCGTTGTGCTGTAATAAGGAGGTGCTGAACCAAGGCTTTGGCATGGGTGGGAAGTTACCCACTGTTTTTTGGTTACCTCTGGGTGTTCTTTCTTAACCTCCATCCAGAGAGAAAAAGTTACTTcggggtgattttttttttttcatctgaaaagaaatcagttttgtaGTTTCTGTGGGAGACTGCAAATGCCTGTGTTCCgtcaaccaaaaaaaaaaaaaagcgtttgGTTCCTGCCCTGCTTGGGGAGGGACAAGATGTGGGGCTGTAGGAGCATGGGGATGACCTTCCCATGCCCACGTGTGGTGTCCACCACCTGCTtctgtgtgtgggggggggaggtaATTGTGAAACTGGAGAGCAAATGGGGAGCATAGGCGTATCTCCTATC includes:
- the PPM1M gene encoding protein phosphatase 1M, which codes for MSAEWLRWVRRGGPAERPGGSQEPGPRPPPAAPCYRRPKFLRGGGGGGEESPRGGRAVRGTGPERPLPWGSGYAEVINAEKSEFNEDQATCCQISIRRRELGLEEDKEWLILCSTQFLTGYYWALFDGHGGPAAAIIASNYLHYCIKQKLEEVAGAITEAHPPMHMSRRCVCDSDPQFVEEKHIRVEDVVVGALENAFQECDEVIGQEMEATGQTGGCTALAALYLQGKLYVANAGDSRAILVLKDTVVPMSCEFTPETERQRLQHLAFLFPKLLDGEFTRFEFPRRLKGDDVGQKVLYRDYFMEGWGYKLVEKADLKYPLVHGHGKQARLLGTLAVSRGLGDHQLKVIDTNIEVKPFLSCIPKVNIFDFAVHDIKENDVLIMATDGLWDILCNKEVAHMTRSFLAENRTDPHRFSELAKCLVCRARGKKIGHQWMLDDSREASYDDISVFVIPLHNRDEDC